A DNA window from Phragmites australis chromosome 11, lpPhrAust1.1, whole genome shotgun sequence contains the following coding sequences:
- the LOC133885187 gene encoding actin-related protein 2/3 complex subunit 2A-like, with translation MNLFFPSPDPDPNVKATLVPLCFPFLFYLIFIRRHPWVLSSNGANIMAFFNSGSRTLVEVLTRMQSAERPVPVDHTFFEFGSIRYHVEASASDSENIYLLISTPSLSHEASPSSSGLPEITLEETRKMYQKFAKIIEPPKEGYVLTLKLNFSSLARPILDKLLLYTFYIVGLGNGVRKPLSNSQMDHKLFVLDVYKPP, from the exons ATgaatttgttttttccttcaccAGACCCTGATCCTAATGTCAAAGCAACACTTGTACCTCtctgttttccttttcttttttatttgatcttTATAAGGAGGCACCCATGGGTGCTGAGCAGTAACGGGGCCAACATCATGGCGTTCTTCAACAGCGGGTCGCGAACGCTGGTAGAAGTCCTGACGAGAATGCAGAG TGCTGAAAGACCAGTGCCTGTTGATCACACCTTCTTCGAGTTTGGATCAATTCGATATCATGTAGAG GCTTCAGCATCAGATTCTGAGAACATATATTTGTTGATATCAacaccatctctctcccacgaaGCTTCACCCTCCTCGAGCGGGTTGCCTGAAATCACACTAGAGGAGACGAGGAAGATGTATCAGAAGTTCGCAAAGATTATCGAGCCACCTAAAGAAGGATATGTCCTGACACTGAAATTGAACTTCTCCAGCCTTGCTCGACCAATTCTGGACAAGCTACTTTTGTATACCTTTTACATTGTGGGGTTAGGAAATGGGGTGAGAAAGCCACTATCCAATAGTCAGATGGACCATAaattatttgttttagatgtatATAAGCCTCCATAG